The Cyanobacterium sp. T60_A2020_053 DNA segment GTATCAATATTTACCGTTGAAGGCAGAGAAAGAAGAATAAGTAAAACGGCACAATGCTAAAGTTGATAAATCAATGACATGAGGGGATTAATCTTTCTTTCATGAACTTTAGCGCCCGATCACAATGGAGAATTTTAGGCGAAATTGAGGTAATAATGATATGATTTGTCCTAGTAAATTAACACTAGAAAATCGGCTTTTTTGATAAGTAATAGTGAATATATTAATAAAGCTAATGTTCGTGATAATTTAAAGTTATCAATAAAGAGAGAAAAATGGATTACAAACAAGCTGGGGTGGACATTCAAGCGGGGAGAGAATTTGTTGATGGTATTGGGGAAGCGGTAAAAAGTACTTATCGCCCCGAAGTTTTGGGCGGATTGGGTGGTTTTGGTGGTTGTTTTGAGATGCCCACAGGGTATCGGCAACCGGTATTAATTTCTGGTACGGATGGAGTTGGCACAAAATTAAAAATTGCCCATCAAATGGATCGTCATGATACGGTAGGCATAGATTTGGTGGCTATGTGCGTTAATGATATTCTTACTTCGGGCGCTGAACCTTTATTTTTTCTTGATTATCTTGCTACGGGTAAGTTAAACCCCACCCAATTACAGGAAGTGGTGATGGGTATTGCGGAAGGTTGTCGGCAAAGTGGATGTGCGCTTTTGGGGGGTGAAACGGCGGAGATGCCCGGTTTTTATCAAGCAGGAGAGTATGATTTAGCGGGTTTTTGTGTGGGAGTGGTAGAAAAAAGTAAAATTTTAGATGGTAAGAATGTCAAGGTAGGGGATAAAGCCATCGCCCTTGCTAGTAGTGGTATTCATAGTAATGGTTTTTCTTTGGTACGCAAAATTATCGAGGTTAATAACCTTACTTGGCAAGATAAACCCTCAGAATTGGGGGGAAAAAGTTTGGGGGAAATTTGTCTCACTCCCACCCAAATCTATGTTAAACCAGTGTTAGGGGCGCTGAAAGCGGATGTTGGTATTAAAGCCATGGCACATATTACGGGGGGAGGGATTCCTGAGAATTTGCCCCGTTGTTTACCAGATCATCTGACGGTGGAGGTAAATTTGAGTAGTTGGGCATTTGCGCCAATTTTTCGGTGGTTGGCAAAAATGGGTAATGTGAAGTTAGCTGATATGTTAGATACTTTTAATGTGGGAGTGGGTTTTGTGGTGATTGTTTCTCCTGATTGTGAAACGGAAACATTAAGTTATTTTGAATCTCAAGATATTGATTGTTTTTGTATGGGGGAAATTATTGAGGGTGATAAAGAGATTAAATTTGTTGAGTAATTAATTAGGGTCTGCTGAATAAATCAAAACCCTTGTCTAATAAAGGTTTTAAGCACAATAAAACTCAAAAAAGTGCCAAAAATAATCTTTTTTTGCCAAAAAATCTGTATTTCTGATCCCCTAATCAAAAATTATTGATACAAATGAGCAATTTATGAAAACTAACTATTTGGCTTAATTCTTTAATTTATGAGCATTTCACCGCGAAACCTGACACCCGAAACCTGACACCTCCCCCTCACCAAAATACTTTTTCAGCAACCCCTAATTAGGATATGAGAATCAAATCTTTAGTTATGCTAAAGTCTTAGAAGAATTGAAAATTTGCCCTTTTAATATCAAGTTCGGATAATTAATTAGTTAGAAAAAGATTGCATCTTCGCAATTTACCCACCGTGTAATGAATTACACGGCTAATGACATCTCGTTCAATAAATTGAACTAAGATTGTTTTTAACCGATTTATAAGTGATTAAATGAACTTGACATAACTTTGCCCTTTTACCCTAAAATTCCATGACTGAAACAGAAAATCAAGAGTTACCAGAGGAAGTGGAATCTCCCAGCGCCCCTCTCCTCGCCGTAAAAGAACAAATCCACTTACGCAAAAAAGGGGATATTGTTTATATCACATTACCGTCAATCCGTGTGATGGAAGGCTCGGCTTGGAGAATTTTGATGGATGATTTTAAAGGGAGATTACCAAAAATTGATCAATCATGGTTAGAGCAAACTAAAGCGCACCTCGAAGCGCAAGATCGATTATTGGATAGTAGGCAAATCAAGGAATTAGAGCAGATTTTAGAGCAAATTAAACTAAAACTGGATTTAATCATCACTACACGCCGTCAAACTGCGGTGGCGGGCGCTAGTGCCGGTTACTCGGTGCAACAGGATGCGAATATTTCCCTGTTTGCCACTGCTGAAACTAGCCAAGATTTAGCAGAACCTTTGTACTTAAAAAATACTTTACGCTCAGGCACAGAAATTATCCATCCCAGTAGTGTCATTGTGCGAGGGGATGTTAACCCCGGGGCAAGTATTATTGCTGGAGGAGATGTTTATGTGTGGGGTAGTCTAAAAGGTATTGCCCATGCCGGGGCTAGTGGCGATAGACGGGCGCTGATTATGGCTTTACGACTGATTCCAACTCAAATCAGGATTGCTGAGTTGGTGGCACGGGCGCCGGATACCCCTCCAGAAGATAATATGGCGGAAGTTGCTTACATCGGCTTACAAGGAATTAGGATTAGGGGCGCTGTTTATTTCAATAAAATTCACAGCTTTGACGCTCAACAACAATGTTGGATTAGTTAATCTCACAACTCGAGTTTTTTATATGATTACTATGAAACAATTAACTCAAATTGATTTTCCTGAAGTTGCTTTCATTGCAGACAATGCTAGTATTATGGGTGATGTTATCATTGGTAAAAATTCTAGTATTTGGTATGGTGCAGTGGTAAGGGGCGATGTAGAAAAAATTATCATCGGCAATTACACTAATATTCAAGATGGTGCTATCATTCATGGAGACCCGGGTAAACCTACCATATTAGAAGATTACGTTACCGTAGGACACCGTGCTGTGATCCACTCAGCGCACGTCGCCCAAGGCTGTTTAATTGGTATTGGGGCAATCATTCTCGATGGTGTTACCGTTGGAGAAGGCTCCATTATCGGTGCTGGTTCGGTTGTCACTAAAGATGTTGCCCCTCGTAGTTTAATGGTAGGTATTCCCGCACGACAGGCGCGCGCCATAACTGAGGAAGAAGCAGAGGAATTAATTAAACACGCCAAAAAATATGCTCAATTAGGATTATTTCATAATGGCAAAAGTAATGATAATGGTTTTATTTGATAAAGCCTTATTTGCCAAGATTAAATTTTTGAATTAAAGCCGTTGCCGATATAGAATTAACTGGTTTACTAAAAAAATATCCTTGGGCAAAATCACAACCCATAATTTTTAATTTATCTAAATCTTTTTCTGTTTCTACTCCTTCGGCAATGACATTCCTTTCTAAATTATGGGCTAAACTAATAATAGTTTGGACTATTTTTTCACTCTCTTGAGAATCATTGATATTTTTGACAAAAGATTGATCAATTTTTATGGTATCAAAAGGTAAATCATGAAGATAACTTAAAGAGGAATAACCTGTGCCAAAATCATCTAAAGAAATAGTAATTTGATGTTCTTTAAATTTTAATAAAATTGCTTTTACTATATCCATTTGATTAATTAAAGAACTTTCTGTAATTTCAATTTTGACATTTTTCCCTTCTAATTGTGCTAAATTTATCGTAGTTAATAAATTTTGATACAAATTAACATCATTGAATTGAAATGATGAAACATTAATACTAATATTTTTTGGAGCAAAATCAGCAAAATCATTAAGCCATTGCTTCATTTGATTACAAGCCTGACGGAATATCCAACTACCTAACGGTAAAATTAAACCCGTTTCCTCTGTGCGTGGGATGAAGTGCGCTGGAGAGACAAAACCCCATTCAGGATGATGCCAACGAATTAAGGCTTCAAAGCTAATAATTTTATTACTTTTTATATCAATAATAGGCTGATAAAACAACTCAAATTCTGTTTGATTTTCTTGACTATCAAGATTATTTATTACTCTTCTTAATTCTCGATCCAATTCCATTGTTTTAGTAATTGCTTGATGCATTTCAGTAGTAAAAATAGCATAATTACCTTGTCCTTTTGTTTTCGCTTGATACATTGCCACATCACTATCCCTAATCATTTGCCCTACATTATCATAATTATTTTCATTAGTAGTAATACCGATACTAATATTACTGAATACAGTTTGATTATTAATAATAAATGGTTGTTTAAAACCTGCAATAATGTTTTTGGCAATGTCCACAGCTTCCGATAAATTACTAATTTTATCTAAACAAATTGCAAATTCATCTCCTCCTAGACGAACTGTTAAATAATTACTAAATTTCCTAAAACGCTCGGCAACTTTTTGCAATAAAATATCCCCTGTACTATGTCCTAAGCTATCATTAACTATTTTAAAGTTATCTAAATCAAGAAATAATAAAGCAAAAAATCTATTTTTGTTATCGTTTTTGATTAATTTATTCAAACGTTCAAATAACAGCGCCCGATTCCCTAAATCTGTTAATTCATCGTGGTAGGCTTGGTAGGCTAAATGTTGGTTTATTTGTTCTAATTCTTCAGTTCTTTCTTTAACTCTAGTTTCTAATTGTTTGTTTAATTCTTGTAACTGTAATTCTGAATTTTTTTGAGCTAAAATTCCTTGTTTTACCTGTTCATACATTTGAATAAAAGTTATGATAACATCTTGTAATTCATTATGATAAGGATAATTTAAAGAACTAAACTCAGGACATTCGGGAGAGGCATTACTTAAATATTTTCCTGCTTTAATTAAATCTTCTCTTAATCTTAAGATAGGATTAATAATATTAGGACCTAAAGCCATGAAAGTAGCAAGAGTAACGAAAATAGAAATAATAATAATTAAGATAGTAATTCTTAAGAAATAAAGCCATAATTCACGACCATGAGAAGATATATCGTAGTTAATAATTAACAAATATTCTTGATTATTAAAATTAATAATATATCCCAATTCATAAGAATCATTATACTTTTTTCGATATTGTATTTTCTCATCAATAATTTCATTCAAAAATGATTGACTAATATTTATTTCACCGAAGCCATTAACTCTATTTTGACTTTTTATTTCATAAATTCCAGCGCCCTTCACCCCATATTGATTATTAGTTTTAGCCATTAATAAATCAAGAATATCCATGGCAGAAAAAGAAGTGAAATTAACGGTAACTAATTGAATTTTAGTATCCGAAATTAATTCCACTTGATTTAATAATTCTTTTTCTTTATTTCTTAGGGAAGGAATTAAAATAATAATTTCAATAGCAATAATACTCAGAAAAATTAAAAATACTAATCTTCGAGATAGTTTAGCATTGCACACTATTAAAAAACGCTGAAATTTTTTTGATAAAAATGAGGGCGGTTGAGGTGATAAATTAGTCATAAGGTCTTTTCAGTTTGAATCATACGATAATAAGAAAACCAGCCACTAATCATCATCATAATAGAGAAAACTAATAAAAACCAAAAATGATTTTTAATGTCATTAAAACTATCTCCATTTGCCCACAACTGAATCATGGCTTCATTCATGTGAAATATAGGGTTAAATTGAGCAATTTTTAATAACCCATCAGGAAATAGAGAAGTAGGTAAAAAAGTTCCTCCAATAATTAACAATGGTACTCCAAAAGTAGCAACAATAGCATTAACATCTTCTGTTCTTTTTGCCAAATTTGTGCCTAAAATTAAGCCCACTCCTACATAACTAGCAATACTTAGAAAAAGAATAATTAGCCCTAAAAATACAGAGCCTTCGATAGTTTCTCCTAATAAAAATAAGGTAAAATAAACTAAAATTGTTTGCCCCATCCCCATAGAAAAGTGAGCCAAAAATATGCCTAAGAAATAAGAAACACCACTAAGAGGAGAAATAAATAAACGCTTGAGGGTTTTTTGTTCCCTTTCCGAAACTACTGTAGAAACGCTACCACCCAGACAACTAAAGAATAAAGCAGCGCCCGTCAAACTGGTAGGCGCGCTTAATTTAAAGGCTTCTGATAGTTCTAAATTTGCCCTTTCCGAGAGAATATAACCGTTGATAAATAGAATAGAAAGAGGAAAAATTGACCAAAAAATTAAACTCCTTTTGCGCTTAATTAATTCCGTTAAAATTCTCTGGCTGAGGGCGCTTGTTTCATAGTAATATTTACTAAAATTCATTTTTTTGATGTGAATTATTGTGACAGGTAAATATTAAGCTAATTTGCAATTAAATGTATTAGTGGAGATAGGCAAGAGGCAATCGGTAAGCATTTGAGTTATTTTCAACACCTTATAATATTACGTTCTGATAATTAGTTATAAATACATAATATCTTCATCCTACATCCCACCGTGTAATGAATTACACGGAACCAACGGAATTACGTTCAATAAATTGAACTAAGATTATTTTAATTAATTTATAAGTGATCGCGCAGCGGCAGCCTTCGGCTGATCAAACGAACTTGATATAAAATGGCAAGTTAAATGCGTCTTAGCTTATCAATTGTCCATTGTCAATTATCCTTTGCCCCTTCATCTAATTTTGAATAATGGGCGCAATAGTATCAATCACTTCCACACTACCATCAGCATTAACAGTCCAAACATCATAAACACCGATGACATCGCCATTATCATCAATATCCACATTACCACTAGCGCCCTGATAATTAATCTGCTCACCATTCTTGAGTAACTCCAGCGCTTGACAAGGATCACTTACAGGTGTACCTTCACCACCAGATACTAACTTAATATTATCCCTAATAGCTTCACCATTATTACTTCCAGCAGATTGCGCCGCTAACATCAATAATACCGTAGCATCCCAAGAATGAGGTACAAATGCACTCATTTCCGTACCAATTTTTTCTTGCCATAGCGCCCTCAGCATCTCCAGCGCCTCACCATCCGCGCCCGGAATTGTGCCTAAAGCGCCCTCCACAATAGAAGTACCATCAGTTTTTTTGCCCATTTGTTGACCAAAATCATCAGAATAAACCCCATCAGTCAACAACACCGTTACTCCATCCATTAACCCCTGCTTAAATGCAGATTGTAATAATAAACTACCGGTTTCCGCATAAACGATGGCGGCTACCCCATCAGGATTATTAGCAAAAGCTGAAGCCGCTTCCGTATCCAGAGTTGTCGCTTTAGGATCATAGCGCACGGGATTCGCTTCATTTAGGATCGTACCTCCTAAATCTTTAAAAGACTCCTGAAATTTCTGCTCGAATCCTACCCCATAATCATTATTAATCACTACCGTCGAAACATTTTGAAAACCTTTTTGTCTAGCGAGGGCAGCCAAAGCTGGGGCTTGATAACTGTCGGATGGGGCGGTGCGCGCCCAAAATCCATTAAATTCCCCATTCTGCGCCCTTTCCGTGAAAACGGGGCTAGTGCTACCCGGGGAAATCAACATCACTTTATTTCTTACCGCCACATCTAGCGCAGCCGTAGAAACACTACTAGCAAATGATCCTACCACCCCATGGACTCGATCCACTTCCGTTAATTTCGTCATGGCTTCACTACCTGCCACTGGATCGGTTTGGTCATCTTCTTTTATCAAGGTCACAGGATTACCATTAACACCGCCACAAGCGTTAACTGTATCTACCGCTAATTGCGCCGCTACAGGCATATTAGAACCCAAAGAAGCCAAATCTCCCGTAGTAGGAAACAGCGCCCCCAACCGCAAGGTATCATCACTGACGGGGGTTTCATTATTGCCAGTGTCTCCATTTTCGCTAGTTGTGCCAAATAAACCACAGCCCACGGTAAACCAGTTTAAACTAACCAAAAGTGTTAAAAATAGTTTTAATTTACGATTTTTCATAGGTAATTGTCATCAAAGTTAAGATTTAGTTAAAATTTTATAGCTAAACTTTCATTAATTAACAAATTTTTTCAAAAATCGGAGTTAAGA contains these protein-coding regions:
- a CDS encoding phosphoribosylformylglycinamidine cyclo-ligase; protein product: MDYKQAGVDIQAGREFVDGIGEAVKSTYRPEVLGGLGGFGGCFEMPTGYRQPVLISGTDGVGTKLKIAHQMDRHDTVGIDLVAMCVNDILTSGAEPLFFLDYLATGKLNPTQLQEVVMGIAEGCRQSGCALLGGETAEMPGFYQAGEYDLAGFCVGVVEKSKILDGKNVKVGDKAIALASSGIHSNGFSLVRKIIEVNNLTWQDKPSELGGKSLGEICLTPTQIYVKPVLGALKADVGIKAMAHITGGGIPENLPRCLPDHLTVEVNLSSWAFAPIFRWLAKMGNVKLADMLDTFNVGVGFVVIVSPDCETETLSYFESQDIDCFCMGEIIEGDKEIKFVE
- a CDS encoding septum site-determining protein minC, whose translation is MTETENQELPEEVESPSAPLLAVKEQIHLRKKGDIVYITLPSIRVMEGSAWRILMDDFKGRLPKIDQSWLEQTKAHLEAQDRLLDSRQIKELEQILEQIKLKLDLIITTRRQTAVAGASAGYSVQQDANISLFATAETSQDLAEPLYLKNTLRSGTEIIHPSSVIVRGDVNPGASIIAGGDVYVWGSLKGIAHAGASGDRRALIMALRLIPTQIRIAELVARAPDTPPEDNMAEVAYIGLQGIRIRGAVYFNKIHSFDAQQQCWIS
- a CDS encoding ABC transporter permease, whose product is MNFSKYYYETSALSQRILTELIKRKRSLIFWSIFPLSILFINGYILSERANLELSEAFKLSAPTSLTGAALFFSCLGGSVSTVVSEREQKTLKRLFISPLSGVSYFLGIFLAHFSMGMGQTILVYFTLFLLGETIEGSVFLGLIILFLSIASYVGVGLILGTNLAKRTEDVNAIVATFGVPLLIIGGTFLPTSLFPDGLLKIAQFNPIFHMNEAMIQLWANGDSFNDIKNHFWFLLVFSIMMMISGWFSYYRMIQTEKTL
- a CDS encoding ABC transporter substrate-binding protein, which gives rise to MKNRKLKLFLTLLVSLNWFTVGCGLFGTTSENGDTGNNETPVSDDTLRLGALFPTTGDLASLGSNMPVAAQLAVDTVNACGGVNGNPVTLIKEDDQTDPVAGSEAMTKLTEVDRVHGVVGSFASSVSTAALDVAVRNKVMLISPGSTSPVFTERAQNGEFNGFWARTAPSDSYQAPALAALARQKGFQNVSTVVINNDYGVGFEQKFQESFKDLGGTILNEANPVRYDPKATTLDTEAASAFANNPDGVAAIVYAETGSLLLQSAFKQGLMDGVTVLLTDGVYSDDFGQQMGKKTDGTSIVEGALGTIPGADGEALEMLRALWQEKIGTEMSAFVPHSWDATVLLMLAAQSAGSNNGEAIRDNIKLVSGGEGTPVSDPCQALELLKNGEQINYQGASGNVDIDDNGDVIGVYDVWTVNADGSVEVIDTIAPIIQN
- a CDS encoding gamma carbonic anhydrase family protein translates to MKQLTQIDFPEVAFIADNASIMGDVIIGKNSSIWYGAVVRGDVEKIIIGNYTNIQDGAIIHGDPGKPTILEDYVTVGHRAVIHSAHVAQGCLIGIGAIILDGVTVGEGSIIGAGSVVTKDVAPRSLMVGIPARQARAITEEEAEELIKHAKKYAQLGLFHNGKSNDNGFI
- a CDS encoding bifunctional diguanylate cyclase/phosphodiesterase, yielding MTNLSPQPPSFLSKKFQRFLIVCNAKLSRRLVFLIFLSIIAIEIIILIPSLRNKEKELLNQVELISDTKIQLVTVNFTSFSAMDILDLLMAKTNNQYGVKGAGIYEIKSQNRVNGFGEINISQSFLNEIIDEKIQYRKKYNDSYELGYIINFNNQEYLLIINYDISSHGRELWLYFLRITILIIIISIFVTLATFMALGPNIINPILRLREDLIKAGKYLSNASPECPEFSSLNYPYHNELQDVIITFIQMYEQVKQGILAQKNSELQLQELNKQLETRVKERTEELEQINQHLAYQAYHDELTDLGNRALLFERLNKLIKNDNKNRFFALLFLDLDNFKIVNDSLGHSTGDILLQKVAERFRKFSNYLTVRLGGDEFAICLDKISNLSEAVDIAKNIIAGFKQPFIINNQTVFSNISIGITTNENNYDNVGQMIRDSDVAMYQAKTKGQGNYAIFTTEMHQAITKTMELDRELRRVINNLDSQENQTEFELFYQPIIDIKSNKIISFEALIRWHHPEWGFVSPAHFIPRTEETGLILPLGSWIFRQACNQMKQWLNDFADFAPKNISINVSSFQFNDVNLYQNLLTTINLAQLEGKNVKIEITESSLINQMDIVKAILLKFKEHQITISLDDFGTGYSSLSYLHDLPFDTIKIDQSFVKNINDSQESEKIVQTIISLAHNLERNVIAEGVETEKDLDKLKIMGCDFAQGYFFSKPVNSISATALIQKFNLGK